DNA from Chryseomicrobium sp. FSL W7-1435:
AAATATCAAGCTCTGCAAGTGGTGCATCTTTAAACAGATCACCGTGGATGATCTCCACACCATTTTGCTCTCCCCATGTATCCACATTAAAGCCATCCATAGGCTTAGTCGTCGTCTGATAAATCAAGTGAGCAGATTTTAATGGGGACGCCTCGCTACCTTCATCTAAATAAGCAAGGCCGATATCGTGATTCTGTAAAGTCGGAACCGCAACTTCTATGTCAAAAGCCTCTTCAATTTTTTGCTCAATCTCGCCAGCAGGACCCGTTACTTGTTGTGCGTCAGTTGTTTCTGCTGCTTCCTCTTGACACCCTGCTAGTAAACCTAGGGCTGCCACTGCTAAAAACCATTTCTTCATAATAAGATAATTCCCCCTCTTCTACACGTTACTTTATCACTGATTGAAAAATCTGAAAAGAGGGCTAGAGAACTAAAAAACCGACCCTCATAAAGAGAGTCGGTAAACAGATTATTGTTCTGGCATGTAGATGCCAGAACCTGGTCCTAAGTCGATACCAAGTGCCATCCAAATGAATAGCATGAGCGTCCAAACAACAAAGAACGCAATCGAGTAAGGAAGCATGGTAGCAATCAACGTACCAATTCCCACTTTTTTATCATACTTCTGAGCAAACGCAATAACGATGGCAAAGTACGGCATCAAAGGAGAAATGATATTTGTTGATGAATCTGCGATACGGTAAACGACCTGAGTTAACTCTGGTGAATACCCAAGCTCCATCATGATTGGTACGAATACTGGTGCCATAATAGCCCATTTTGCCGAAGCACTACCGATGAACAAGTTGATGAAACCTGTGATCAACAGGAAGGCTAAGATTAATGGGAAACCAGTAAAACCGGTGCTGTCTAAGAATTCCGCTCCGTTTACTGCAAGCACAAGCCCTAAGTTAGACGTTGTAAAGTAAGCGACAAACTGTGCAGCAACAAAGGCAAGAACAATGTAAGAACCCATTGTTTCCATAGTTTCAGATAATTGATTCGCAACATCTTTATCATTACGGATTGCTTTAGTGATGACACCATACACAAATCCAGGAACAATAAAAAGAATCAAGATAACAGGAACAAGGACTTGGAAGAACGGTGCACTCACGATTTCTTCAGCACCTGCACGAAGTGGTCCCCAAGAAGGAACGACCAATAAGGCAATACCGATTGAAACAACGATAACAGAGGCAAGTGCGCCCCATAATCCTTTTTTCTCAAGAGAAGAAAGTGTGTTGACTTCTTCAGTTACAGTCCCTTTATAGAGACCTAAACGAGGTTCTACGATTCTTTCAGTAACGAGAGTACCAACGATTGTAATCATGAAGACTGAAGCAATCATAAAGTAGTAGTTCATCGCGTAGTTAATTGACTCAGCATACTCAGGATTTAAGATGGCCGCAGCATCTTGCGTAATTCCACCAAGAAGTGGGTCAAGAGAAGTGAGTAGCAAGTTGGCACTGAATCCACCAGATACCCCAGCGAACGCAGCAGCTAGACCTGCAAGTGGGTGACGTCCCATTCCAGCGAAAAGAACTGCTCCAAGTGGTACGAGAACAACGTATCCAGCATCTGCAGCCATTGATGACATAACGCCACCAAAAACTAATGCAGCTGTAAGAAGTTGCTTTGGCACAGAAGTAACAAGTCCGCGAAGAGCAGCACTAATCAATCCAGAACGCTCAGCAAGACCGATACCTAGCATCGTGACAAGAACGGTACCAAGTGGTGCAAACCCTGTGAAGTTTGTGACCATACTCTGGAACAAGTACAGAATTCCTTCTGAATCAAGTAAATTTCTAACCGTTAACGTTTCTCCTGGGTTCATCGGATCTTCGACACTAACGCCAAGCGTAGAGAAGATAGCAGAAAGCACTAAGATGAGAACAGAAAAAATCGCAAATAATGTAACCGGATGTGGCAATTTATTCCCGGTACGCTCGATACCATCGAGAGAACGAAGAATGAATCCACGTTTTTTCGTGTTTTCCATTTCAAAACCTCCAAATCATATCACTATTCTGACAATTACCTGTATAGGCATTTGTTTATTATAAGAAGAAAAGCAGCGAATAGAAAGCCATTCGGGAATATCCGGAATTGCAAAAGGATTGCGAATAGGGGGAACAGTGAAAATCCCAGTCACCGGAGTGCTGGGATTAGTCTTCATCTTTAATATCGGGATCTTCGGGAATCGGTGTGTTGCGCCACTCTTCAATCATGGCTTTCAATTCATCGAGCTGATCAAAGTGTCGATTAAACTGTTCATCGTTAATGACAAACTGCTCACCATCGTAGACAGCTTTAATCCGACGCTCCAAAATATACCGGCGTACTTGCTCTTCGGGCATTTGGAGATAGAGGGCAGTCTCCTCAATCGTTCTATACATTTTTCCGAACCTCCTTGTATACTGGAAAGGATAAGAGTGAATATAGCTGTAAGGAGTGATTTCATTGTCTAGTTTACCATACATACTTGTCTTACTTGGCGCCATCCTGTGGGGAACTACAGGCACCGCGCAAACATTTTTACCTGAAGATGCTCACCCGTTCGTTGTGGCGGCTGCCAGATCGGCTATAGGCGGCTTGACCTTGTTGATCCCGTTACTTGTCATGCGCAAGATTAACTTCAAAAAGTGGTCCTGGAAAGAGACACTGCTTGCGGCCTTATGTATTGGACTGTTTCAAATGCTGTTCTTCAGTAGTGTAAAACTGACAGGCGTAGCGATAGCGAGTGTCGTCGCGATTGGAAGCGCCCCTGTTTTCTCAGGTTTAGTAGAGTGGTTTATATTTAAACAAAGACCTACTCGAATCTGGATGCTGTCTACGTTGTTTGCTCTTGTGGGTTGCGGATTCTTGTTTCTTAATTCCGGTGCGGTGACGGTAAACCCAACAGGGGTGTTTCTTTCATTAGGAGCAGGAATCGTATTTGCTATCTATACGATGGCGAGCAAAGTGCTTGTTGCCAAACAAGATGCGGTGTCAGCAGTCGCCATGACATTCAGCGTTGCAGCTGTCTTTCTAAGTCCGTTCTATGTGCTAAATGGGGCGGCTTGGACAGTGCAACCGGTGAATGCCCTGATACTCCTCTATTTAGGAATAGGGACGACGACACTTGCCTATGTTTTCTACACAACAGGCTTAAAAAAGATTCCATCGAGTTCTGCGCTCACGCTGTCACTTGCTGAGCCGACAACGGCTGCCGTACTTGGCGTGCTAGTTGTTGGAGAGGTATTTACGTGGAATTCTTGGGTCGGGATTATCCTTCTACTTGGAAGTATTGTCGTTCTAACAGTGGGTGCTAGATACCCACGTCCCATAAAAGACCCTGAGGCTGTTTAGCGCTCAGGGCCAACTTGATTATTGGAAAGCTACATTATGACGAACATTGTCTTGGTTGGTCCAGGTGATCACGGTCCCAGGTGCGACAGTCAATGTAGTCTCGACAAACTCATAATCTGCGATGTCTACTGCTACTTCACCAGAAAGTTCAGCGCCTTCTTCCACAATGACCGTCATCTTCATCACGGGATGAGGTTCACAAAATACGTTGAACTCGCCAGCTTCATTGAAGACAAAGCTTGTCATTTCGCCTTTTGCAAGTAGCTCTGAAGCAACTCCGTTTTCAGCAATTGGTGCGTCAGAGGTTGCTTCTTCAGTAGCCTCTTCCTCTGTTGCTTCTTCCTCGGTGCCTTCTTCAGTAGCTTCTTCTGTTGTTTCTTCTTCATTCATATCCATACCGCCAGCTTCTTCCTCTACCATTTCTTCCTCAGGCATCTCTTCCATCCCGATCTCTTCTGTTGTATCACCACAAGCAGCTAAAATTCCGACTGTTAACAACAGTACGCCCCATTTGCTTTTGTTCATAAGTAACGCATCCCTTCAATTTATATTTCCTAGCTAACGTTTGTTTTTCAAGAATGGATGTAGAAAAATTGCATTCTTTTAACTATTTGATGAAAGTTTAACTAAATTTAACTTTACCCTGTACAGCGGGTTGTGATGTCTGAGATGATAGAAAAGTGTGAAAATTAAAGTGAGGGGTCATAAAAATGCTTCGCATGTTAAAAACACTGTTTATTGTAGAACGAACCGATAAAAAGACGCTCTTTGCCCTACTTGCCATTGCGATTTTTTCGTTAGCCATCAGTATCTATTCGTATGAGGCCGAGTTAGGGAACCCCATTGCAGAAAAATCGAATGACTCATTGACTGTGAAAGCCGCACTTAACAAGTTCCAAGTCGTCGATGCGACTGAAGACGGTCCAGGAAGTCCGCTCTATAAAAACGTCGTCCAACAAGATACTTCGTTTACGAAGCAGGGGATGTCGTTGAAAGTCAATCGTCCAGAACTCTATTTAGAATCGGCACTTCGTCTTACTCAGCTTCGTAAAGATGCATTTATGATGGATGAGTACGAAAAAATAGCGGACATCATGCCGCAAATGATTGAAAATGAACTTGATTATTACTATTACAGTTATCTCTCGCAACTAGAAACTCCGCCACCATTTGCAGCGTATACATACACGCATTTTTTAATGTACTTACTCGGATTTGTCGGAGCATTTTGGTTTATAACTATCGCCATTTATTCCTCCAATATTATGATTGAAGATTTCCGCCATACGACCTTGATCAAAGGATACCCCATTGCATTTGATCGCTATGTGTTAGCGAAAGTACTGGTGACATGGAGTGTTACCTGTCTGTTTCTAGTAGTACTTCTGCTATTTAGTGTGCCTTACGCTTTCTTAGGCGAGTGGGGAAGTCTAAAAGATGTAATTGCCATCTGGAATGGACAAGTCCAGATCCACACGGTGCTTTCCTACAGTGGGTTCGCTATTGGCTATATGCTGTTGTTATCTTTAGTCGCTATTGTTAGCTCAGTTATCTTGAACGTCCTAGTCCGAAATGTCTATATCACAATCTTTATCCAGCTCGGTTTGGTGGCATTACCCATCATGTTCCCGAGATTGGCAACTCTCGCTCCTTGGTATCCGTACCATTACGTCAATTTCCCTGCGCTACTTCGGGGTGAAAGTTTGATGGGGGCCGATCCTGCAGAACTTTCTGCTTGGATGGGTATGGTTATTTTAACTGTTTACTTGCTGTTGATATTAGCTCTCGTCAAATGGTTCTTATCAAGCGGAAGATTACAAAGAGCGTAAGGAGGGGAAGGCTATGTGGAATTTTATCAAATGGGAAACCTTGCAATTCATTGGTAACAAAAAGAACCAAGCTGTCTACATCATTCTTCTCCTTCTGAGTGTCTATTACGCATTTGCAGTCGCTCCGACCTATGAGCCGGTTGAGAAGGTGAGCCGCGATGAGATGCAAGCGGCGTATGATACAAGGGCAGCATTTATAGAAAGTGTTGAGGGGAGAGAAAATCTTCATCCTTCGGTCCAGTTTGCGGCGAGTTTATTTCCAGAATGGAACAAAGTTGAGAAACGACGAATTGATGCTCTCGATGAAGGGGATTTATTGACGTATGCCTCTTCAACTGCTGAGTGGTACACGTTCACGAATGAGTTAGTTATCCAATACGGAGACTATTTTTACTACAACCCGCTCTATTATACGCATGGCAACAGCTTTGCACGAGACGATGGTTTCTATGCTTACGGGTATACGGCTAGTCGTTATGATCACTATTCACAAGGAAATCACGATTTATCTTATGAACTGTTTGAAGAACGTACGGCCCTTCAGACCGTACAGCGTCTATTGAACAATTTTCTACCGTTTGTAGTGCTGATCAGCTGTATTTTACTCACAGCTGACATTGTGTTAAAAGACCGTCGCAACCCAAGTATTGTGAAAGGATTCCCGATTTCCGATTGGAAGCGCATGTTCGGTAAGGGGTTCGTCGCATTTGTGGGAAGTCTAGTGACCGTGATTCCGCTGAGTGCAGGGCTTTTGATTATTGGCTTGCGAGAAGGGTTCGGAGACTTCCTACTGGGTGTCCCTATCTATAATACAGATGTGTCGATTTTCAATTACAGACCTGACCTCGAAATCTTTTCGACCATCCCTATGTGGGAGTATTTAGTGAAAAACATCGCCTTTTTATCCCTGTGGTTCATTGCTCTGATTGCGCTGATTATCTTACTGAGCATCACGTTACGTCTTGAATTCCTCAATATCGCCATTGGGCTAGGTATCGTTTTCGCAGAGTTTTTGTATTTTGAACGTGCTGTTAGTCCGTTTACGGATGCCTATTGGTACCCGACTTCCTATGTTCAAGTAGGGCAGGTCATATCGGGCACCAGAGATTTCTTGTATGCATCTGAACTGTTCACGGCAGAACGAGGCGTCTTGCTCGTTGCTGGAAGTGCACTCCTATGTATCTTGCTTGTTTTACTGATTACGACCAACAAACGATTTTCTTATACGAAGTAAGGAGGGAATAAAATGCTTGAACTGAAACAGATTGGCATGCAGTTTCAAGAAAAACGTGTGCTCGATGATATTTCTATCACGTTTGAACCGGGTCAGATTATTGGGTTAGTTGCGCCGAACGGAACCGGGAAGTCGACGTTGATGAACGTCATCATGAACTATTTGTCTCCAAAACAAGGACAGGTCGTTGTAGGTGGGGGTTTGCAGTACACAAGTAAGTCGAATGAAGTGAAGATCCACCAAATGATGTCGATGATGCCCGACCAGAACGATTTGTACAATCACGTATCCGGTAAGAACCACATGAAGATCTACCAAACGATGTGGAATAGCCGTCCGGAATTGATTGAGGACACAATCAACAAGTTGGGTATGGCTTCGTACGTCAAGAAGAAGACAGGGACCTACTCTCTCGGGATGCGCCAACGTTTATGCTTTGCGATGCAAATTGTCTCAGATACAAAGATTATGTTGATGGATGAAGTGATGAATGGACTTGACCCAACGCATGTCGAAATGATTTCGCAGATGCTTGTCGAGAAGAAGCGGGAAGGAAAGACCGTTATCATTGCCTCTCATTTACTCGAAAATTTGGAGCAGTACGCAGACAAGATTTACTTTTTCAAAAATGGAAAGTTGCGACTTGCTGACGACTTGGCACCCGGGTTTTCTGCGGACACCGTGACGACGATCCGTCTTCCGAAGATTACAGCGGAACAAGCAAAGCGCGTGCATGACAAGTTTCCGGAGTTAGTCATGCAGACGTTGCCGAACGATACCCTCTTAATTGATATTCAAAATAAACCAGACGAAGAAATCACAGCGCTCGTCACATTCCTCGTTGCATCCCACATTTCCGATTTCCACTTTGGGAAAGTTGCGCTGCATGACCTGTATTCGATGGAATACCAATAAGACAGACGAAAGCCCTCCGAGATTGGAGGGCTTTTTGCTGCCTTGGGAGGGGTTTCGGCGATTGTGTCAGGAGTTTCACCCGTTATTTGCTGAGATTCAACGATTGTGTCGGAACATTCGATGGAAGGTGATGTTATGGAAACCATTACATCCCCAAAATCCGCTTCACGTCCGCCAAATACGATTGGCCGACTGGTAACTCACTGCCATCCTCCAGAACCATGATCAGATTCGATGCAAGATCGCGTGTAATTCGTTCAACTGCCACCAAGTTGACGATAAACGACCGGTGGATCCGTACAAAGTCTTCAGGCAATCGTTGCTGCAGCTCCTTTAATGGTTGCGATACAGAATAGGCTTCCCCATCTGCGTAAACCCAAGTCTTCTTATGTAAACTCTCCAAATGTGTAATGGTCGAAAGGCGTAGAGGCTTCCAATCTTCCTCTTGGCGTACGGTTAAAAATCGGGTTGGTACAAGCTGTTCCATTGTGTTCCTCCTTCGTAATTTGGATTTATCCGGAAAACTAGTAGGTTTATCCGGAAATTTTCATGGTCTGTCAAAAAGCCGTGTCATTCTGACTTTTCTGTTATATATTAATTTACAAGAACTAAAACTGTTATGCAACAGAAACTTACACGAAGGGTGAGATAAATGATGACGAAACGACAAGAACAAGTGGAGCAATTACGTAAAGACTGGAGCGAAAATAAGCGCTGGAAAGGAATTGAACGTCCGTACACTCCGGAAGAAGTTGTGAAATTACGAGGTTCAGTTGTAGTAGAACAGACACTGGCACGACGTGGTGCTGACCGTCTTTGGAA
Protein-coding regions in this window:
- a CDS encoding ABC transporter ATP-binding protein, with the translated sequence MLELKQIGMQFQEKRVLDDISITFEPGQIIGLVAPNGTGKSTLMNVIMNYLSPKQGQVVVGGGLQYTSKSNEVKIHQMMSMMPDQNDLYNHVSGKNHMKIYQTMWNSRPELIEDTINKLGMASYVKKKTGTYSLGMRQRLCFAMQIVSDTKIMLMDEVMNGLDPTHVEMISQMLVEKKREGKTVIIASHLLENLEQYADKIYFFKNGKLRLADDLAPGFSADTVTTIRLPKITAEQAKRVHDKFPELVMQTLPNDTLLIDIQNKPDEEITALVTFLVASHISDFHFGKVALHDLYSMEYQ
- a CDS encoding ABC transporter permease, which produces MWNFIKWETLQFIGNKKNQAVYIILLLLSVYYAFAVAPTYEPVEKVSRDEMQAAYDTRAAFIESVEGRENLHPSVQFAASLFPEWNKVEKRRIDALDEGDLLTYASSTAEWYTFTNELVIQYGDYFYYNPLYYTHGNSFARDDGFYAYGYTASRYDHYSQGNHDLSYELFEERTALQTVQRLLNNFLPFVVLISCILLTADIVLKDRRNPSIVKGFPISDWKRMFGKGFVAFVGSLVTVIPLSAGLLIIGLREGFGDFLLGVPIYNTDVSIFNYRPDLEIFSTIPMWEYLVKNIAFLSLWFIALIALIILLSITLRLEFLNIAIGLGIVFAEFLYFERAVSPFTDAYWYPTSYVQVGQVISGTRDFLYASELFTAERGVLLVAGSALLCILLVLLITTNKRFSYTK
- a CDS encoding plastocyanin/azurin family copper-binding protein; the protein is MNKSKWGVLLLTVGILAACGDTTEEIGMEEMPEEEMVEEEAGGMDMNEEETTEEATEEGTEEEATEEEATEEATSDAPIAENGVASELLAKGEMTSFVFNEAGEFNVFCEPHPVMKMTVIVEEGAELSGEVAVDIADYEFVETTLTVAPGTVITWTNQDNVRHNVAFQ
- a CDS encoding LytTR family DNA-binding domain-containing protein, whose protein sequence is MEQLVPTRFLTVRQEEDWKPLRLSTITHLESLHKKTWVYADGEAYSVSQPLKELQQRLPEDFVRIHRSFIVNLVAVERITRDLASNLIMVLEDGSELPVGQSYLADVKRILGM
- a CDS encoding AbgT family transporter — its product is MENTKKRGFILRSLDGIERTGNKLPHPVTLFAIFSVLILVLSAIFSTLGVSVEDPMNPGETLTVRNLLDSEGILYLFQSMVTNFTGFAPLGTVLVTMLGIGLAERSGLISAALRGLVTSVPKQLLTAALVFGGVMSSMAADAGYVVLVPLGAVLFAGMGRHPLAGLAAAFAGVSGGFSANLLLTSLDPLLGGITQDAAAILNPEYAESINYAMNYYFMIASVFMITIVGTLVTERIVEPRLGLYKGTVTEEVNTLSSLEKKGLWGALASVIVVSIGIALLVVPSWGPLRAGAEEIVSAPFFQVLVPVILILFIVPGFVYGVITKAIRNDKDVANQLSETMETMGSYIVLAFVAAQFVAYFTTSNLGLVLAVNGAEFLDSTGFTGFPLILAFLLITGFINLFIGSASAKWAIMAPVFVPIMMELGYSPELTQVVYRIADSSTNIISPLMPYFAIVIAFAQKYDKKVGIGTLIATMLPYSIAFFVVWTLMLFIWMALGIDLGPGSGIYMPEQ
- a CDS encoding DNA-binding protein is translated as MYRTIEETALYLQMPEEQVRRYILERRIKAVYDGEQFVINDEQFNRHFDQLDELKAMIEEWRNTPIPEDPDIKDED
- a CDS encoding EamA family transporter, yielding MSSLPYILVLLGAILWGTTGTAQTFLPEDAHPFVVAAARSAIGGLTLLIPLLVMRKINFKKWSWKETLLAALCIGLFQMLFFSSVKLTGVAIASVVAIGSAPVFSGLVEWFIFKQRPTRIWMLSTLFALVGCGFLFLNSGAVTVNPTGVFLSLGAGIVFAIYTMASKVLVAKQDAVSAVAMTFSVAAVFLSPFYVLNGAAWTVQPVNALILLYLGIGTTTLAYVFYTTGLKKIPSSSALTLSLAEPTTAAVLGVLVVGEVFTWNSWVGIILLLGSIVVLTVGARYPRPIKDPEAV